In Felis catus isolate Fca126 chromosome A2, F.catus_Fca126_mat1.0, whole genome shotgun sequence, the following proteins share a genomic window:
- the LOC123384099 gene encoding guanine nucleotide-binding protein G(I)/G(S)/G(O) subunit gamma-12-like — MPSETASPSSIAQARGAVPRRTEPPPPGERVKVSKAFTDPVSYCEEHARSDPVLIRTPSSKTL, encoded by the coding sequence ATGCCGAGCGAAACGGCGAGCCCCAGCAGCATCGCCCAGGCGCGGGGAGCTGTGCCACGGAGGAcggagcccccaccccccggggaGAGAGTAAAGGTGTCAAAGGCATTCACGGACCCCGTGTCCTACTGCGAGGAGCACGCCAGGAGCGACCCCGTGCTGATCCGGACACCAAGCTCGAAGACCCTTTAG